The Pan troglodytes isolate AG18354 chromosome 7, NHGRI_mPanTro3-v2.0_pri, whole genome shotgun sequence genome has a window encoding:
- the LRRC14 gene encoding leucine-rich repeat-containing protein 14: protein MHTLVFLSTRQVLQCQPAACQALPLLPRELFPLLFKVAFMDKKTVVLRELVHTWPFPLLSFQQLLQECAHCSRALLQERPSTESMQAVILGLTARLHTSEPGASTQPLCRKHALRVLDMTGLLDDGVEQDPGTMSMWDCTAAVARTCIAQQQGGAAEPGPAPIPVEVRVDLRVNRASYAFLREALRSSVGSPLRLCCRDLRAEDLPMRNTVALLQLLDAGCLRRVDLRFNNLGLRGLSVIIPHVARFQHLASLRLHYVHGDSRQPSVDGEDNFRYFLAQMGRFTCLRELSMGSSLLSGRLDQLLSTLQSPLESLELAFCALLPEDLRFLARSPHAAHLKKLDLSGNDLSGSQLAPFQGLLQASAATLLHLELTECQLADTQLLATLPILTQCASLRYLGLYGNPLSMAGLKELLRDSVAQAELRTVVHPFPVDCYEGLPWPPPASVLLEASINEEKFARVEAELHQLLLASGRAHVLWTTDIYGRLAADYFSL, encoded by the exons ATGCACACGCTTGTGTTCTTGAGCACACGGCAGGTGCTGCAGTGCCAGCCAGCTGcctgccaggccctgcccctgctgccACGCGAACTCTTCCCCCTGCTGTTCAAGGTGGCCTTCATGGACAAGAAGACAGTGGTACTGCGCGAGTTGGTACACACGTGGCCCTTCCCGCTGCTCAGTTTCCAGCAGCTGCTACAGGAGTGTGCCCACTGCAGCCGTGCCCTCCTGCAGGAGCGGCCTAGCACTGAGAGCATGCAGGCTGTTATCCTGGGGCTGACTGCCCGGCTCCACACCTCAGAGCCTGGGGCCAGCACACAGCCCCTCTGCAG GAAGCATGCGCTGCGGGTGCTGGACATGACGGGCCTCTTGGATGATGGTGTGGAACAGGATCCTGGCACCATGAGCATGTGGGACTGTACTGCTGCCGTAGCTCGCACATGCATTGCCCAGCAGCAGGGTGGGGCCGCAGAGCCTGGGCCAGCCCCCATCCCCGTGGAGGTGCGCGTGGACCTGCGGGTAAACCGGGCCTCCTATGCCTTCCTGCGGGAGGCCCTCCGAAGCAGCGTGGGCAGCCCGCTGCGGCTCTGCTGCCGGGACCTGCGAGCTGAGGACCTTCCCATGCGCAACACTGTGGCCCTGCTGCAGCTTCTGGATGCAGGCTGCCTGCGCCGCGTGGACCTGCGCTTCAACAATCTGGGCCTGCGCGGCCTGTCTGTAATCATCCCACACGTGGCCCGCTTCCAGCACCTGGCCAGCCTGCGGCTCCACTATGTGCATGGGGATTCAAGGCAGCCCTCCGTGGATGGCGAGGACAACTTCCGCTACTTCCTTGCCCAGATGGGCCGCTTCACCTGTCTGCGTGAGCTCAGCATGGGCTCCTCTCTCCTTTCAGGGAGGCTGGACCAGCTGCTCAG CACCCTGCAGAGCCCCCTGGAGAGCCTGGAGTTGGCCTTCTGTGCTCTGCTGCCTGAGGACCTACGCTTCCTGGCACGGAGCCCACATGCTGCCCACCTCAAGAAGTTGGACCTGAGTGGTAACGACCTGTCTGGCAGCCAGCTGGCACCCTTCCAGGGTCTGTTGCAGGCATCAGCAGCCACACTGTTGCATCTGGAGCTGACTGAGTGTCAGCTCGCAGACACCCAGCTGTTGGCCACACTACCCATCCTGACTCAGTGCGCCAGTCTCCGGTACCTTGGCCTCTATGGCAACCCACTGTCCATGGCGGGCCTCAAGGAGCTGCTGCGGGACTCAGTGGCACAGGCTGAGCTGCGTACTGTGGTGCACCCCTTCCCTGTGGACTGCTATGAGGGCTTGCCCTGGCCGCCGCCTGCCTCTGTCCTGCTGGAGGCCTCCATCAATGAGGAGAAGTTTGCCCGCGTAGAAGCTGAGTTGCACCAGCTGCTTCTAGCCTCAGGCCGTGCCCACGTGCTCTGGACCACGGACATCTATGGGCGACTGGCTGCGGACTACTTCAGCCTATGA
- the LRRC24 gene encoding leucine-rich repeat-containing protein 24 isoform X2: protein MALRAPALLPLLLLLLPLRAAGCPAACRCYSATVECGALRLRVVPLGIPPGTQTLFLQDNNIARLEPGALAPLDALRRLYLHNNSLRALEAGAFRAQPRLLELALTSNRLRGLRSGAFVGLAQLRVLYLAGNQLARLLDFTFLHLPRLQELHLQENSIELLEDQALAGLSSLALLDLSRNQLGTISREALQPLASLQVLRLTENPWRCDCALHWLGAWIKEGGQRLLTSRDRKIMCAEPPRLALQSLLDVSHSSLICIPPSVHVQPLELTANLGEDLRVACQASGYPQPLVTWRKVPQPREGRPRAQAQLEGGLLGLGGHSASDTGSGMLFLSNITLAHAGKYECEASNAGGAARVPFRLLVNASRQQPQQPAQPPPPAARPAGSEPRPEAGSMAFRALGLATQTAVAAAIALLALTALLLVAMICRRRRRRKKARGPPGEGAVFVNDYLDGPCTFAQLEELRDERGHEMFVINRSKPLFAEGPAEAPADCGQAEGAGPGLRVPPPVAYEIHC, encoded by the exons ATGGCCCTGAGGGCCCCCGCactgctgccgctgctgctgctactactgcCGCTCCGCGCCGCCGGCTGCCCAGCAGCCTGCCGCTGCTACAGCGCCACGGTGGAGTGTGGCGCCCTGCGGTTGCGCGTCGTCCCGCTGGGAATCCCGCCAGGGACGCAG ACACTCTTCCTGCAGGACAACAACATCGCCCGCCTAGAGCCGGGAGCCCTGGCGCCACTCGACGCTCTGCGCCGGCTCTACCTGCACAACAACAGCCTGCGCGCCCTGGAGGCCGGCGCCTTCCGCGCGCAGCCGCGCCTGCTGGAGCTGGCGCTCACTAGCAACCGGCTGCGCGGCTTGCGCAGCGGCGCCTTCGTAGGCCTGGCCCAGCTGCGCGTGCTCTACCTGGCGGGCAACCAGCTGGCGCGGCTGCTGGATTTCACCTTCTTGCACCTGCCG CGACTGCAGGAGCTTCACCTGCAAGAAAACAGCATTGAGCTGCTGGAGGACCAGGCTCTAGCGGGGCTGTCCTCCCTAGCACTGCTGGACCTCAGCAGGAACCAGCTGGGCACCATCAGCCGAGAGGCCCTGCAGCCCCTGGCCAGTCTGCAAGTCCTGCGCCTCACAG AGAACCCATGGCGCTGTGACTGCGCCCTGCACTGGCTGGGTGCCTGGATCAAGGAGGGCGGCCAGCGGCTGCTCACCTCCAGGGACAGGAAGATCATGTGTGCAGAGCCCCCGCGCCTGGCGCTCCAGAGTCTCCTGGACGTATCCCACAGCAGCCTCATCTGCATTCCGCCCTCTGTCCACGTGCAGCCGCTGGAGCTCACAGCCAACCTGGGTGAGGACCTGCGGGTTGCCTGCCAAGCCTCCGGCTACCCGCAGCCATTGGTGACCTGGAGAAAGGTGCCCCAGCCTCGCGAGGGCCGGCCGCGAGCCCAGGCCCAGCTAGAAGGCGGGTTGCTGGGCCTGGGCGGACACTCGGCATCCGACACGGGCAGCGGCATGCTCTTCCTCAGCAACATCACGCTGGCGCACGCCGGTAAGTACGAGTGCGAGGCCTCCAACGCCGGCGGCGCTGCCCGCGTGCCCTTCCGGCTCCTGGTCAACGCGTCCCGGCAGCAACCGCAGCAGCCCGCGCAACCGCCGCCTCCGGCCGCCCGCCCCGCCGGCAGCGAGCCCCGGCCCGAGGCGGGCAGCATGGCCTTCCGCGCCCTGGGCCTGGCCACGCAGACGGCCGTTGCGGCGGCCATCGCGCTGCTGGCGCTCACGGCGCTGCTCCTGGTCGCCATGATCTGTCGCCGGCGCCGCAGGCGAAAAAAGGCGCGGGGGCCTCCGGGGGAGGGCGCGGTGTTCGTCAACGACTACTTGGACGGCCCCTGTACGTTCGCACAGCTAGAGGAGCTCCGCGACGAGCGCGGCCACGAGATGTTCGTCATCAACCGCTCCAAGCCGCTCTTCGCCGAGGGTCCGGCGGAGGCGCCCGCGGACTGCGGACAGGCagagggggcggggccggggctcCGCGTGCCCCCGCCGGTCGCCTACGAGATCCACTGCTAG
- the LRRC24 gene encoding leucine-rich repeat-containing protein 24 isoform X1 produces the protein MALRAPALLPLLLLLLPLRAAGCPAACRCYSATVECGALRLRVVPLGIPPGTQVGTVWSCGRTGCPQGEEDPRSGVSASSFPGLQTLFLQDNNIARLEPGALAPLDALRRLYLHNNSLRALEAGAFRAQPRLLELALTSNRLRGLRSGAFVGLAQLRVLYLAGNQLARLLDFTFLHLPRLQELHLQENSIELLEDQALAGLSSLALLDLSRNQLGTISREALQPLASLQVLRLTENPWRCDCALHWLGAWIKEGGQRLLTSRDRKIMCAEPPRLALQSLLDVSHSSLICIPPSVHVQPLELTANLGEDLRVACQASGYPQPLVTWRKVPQPREGRPRAQAQLEGGLLGLGGHSASDTGSGMLFLSNITLAHAGKYECEASNAGGAARVPFRLLVNASRQQPQQPAQPPPPAARPAGSEPRPEAGSMAFRALGLATQTAVAAAIALLALTALLLVAMICRRRRRRKKARGPPGEGAVFVNDYLDGPCTFAQLEELRDERGHEMFVINRSKPLFAEGPAEAPADCGQAEGAGPGLRVPPPVAYEIHC, from the exons ATGGCCCTGAGGGCCCCCGCactgctgccgctgctgctgctactactgcCGCTCCGCGCCGCCGGCTGCCCAGCAGCCTGCCGCTGCTACAGCGCCACGGTGGAGTGTGGCGCCCTGCGGTTGCGCGTCGTCCCGCTGGGAATCCCGCCAGGGACGCAGGTGGGCACCGTGTGGAGCTGCGGGAGGACGGGGTGCCCCCAGGGAGAGGAAGACCCCCGCAGCGGGGTAAGCGCCTCCTCTTTCCCCGGCCTGCAGACACTCTTCCTGCAGGACAACAACATCGCCCGCCTAGAGCCGGGAGCCCTGGCGCCACTCGACGCTCTGCGCCGGCTCTACCTGCACAACAACAGCCTGCGCGCCCTGGAGGCCGGCGCCTTCCGCGCGCAGCCGCGCCTGCTGGAGCTGGCGCTCACTAGCAACCGGCTGCGCGGCTTGCGCAGCGGCGCCTTCGTAGGCCTGGCCCAGCTGCGCGTGCTCTACCTGGCGGGCAACCAGCTGGCGCGGCTGCTGGATTTCACCTTCTTGCACCTGCCG CGACTGCAGGAGCTTCACCTGCAAGAAAACAGCATTGAGCTGCTGGAGGACCAGGCTCTAGCGGGGCTGTCCTCCCTAGCACTGCTGGACCTCAGCAGGAACCAGCTGGGCACCATCAGCCGAGAGGCCCTGCAGCCCCTGGCCAGTCTGCAAGTCCTGCGCCTCACAG AGAACCCATGGCGCTGTGACTGCGCCCTGCACTGGCTGGGTGCCTGGATCAAGGAGGGCGGCCAGCGGCTGCTCACCTCCAGGGACAGGAAGATCATGTGTGCAGAGCCCCCGCGCCTGGCGCTCCAGAGTCTCCTGGACGTATCCCACAGCAGCCTCATCTGCATTCCGCCCTCTGTCCACGTGCAGCCGCTGGAGCTCACAGCCAACCTGGGTGAGGACCTGCGGGTTGCCTGCCAAGCCTCCGGCTACCCGCAGCCATTGGTGACCTGGAGAAAGGTGCCCCAGCCTCGCGAGGGCCGGCCGCGAGCCCAGGCCCAGCTAGAAGGCGGGTTGCTGGGCCTGGGCGGACACTCGGCATCCGACACGGGCAGCGGCATGCTCTTCCTCAGCAACATCACGCTGGCGCACGCCGGTAAGTACGAGTGCGAGGCCTCCAACGCCGGCGGCGCTGCCCGCGTGCCCTTCCGGCTCCTGGTCAACGCGTCCCGGCAGCAACCGCAGCAGCCCGCGCAACCGCCGCCTCCGGCCGCCCGCCCCGCCGGCAGCGAGCCCCGGCCCGAGGCGGGCAGCATGGCCTTCCGCGCCCTGGGCCTGGCCACGCAGACGGCCGTTGCGGCGGCCATCGCGCTGCTGGCGCTCACGGCGCTGCTCCTGGTCGCCATGATCTGTCGCCGGCGCCGCAGGCGAAAAAAGGCGCGGGGGCCTCCGGGGGAGGGCGCGGTGTTCGTCAACGACTACTTGGACGGCCCCTGTACGTTCGCACAGCTAGAGGAGCTCCGCGACGAGCGCGGCCACGAGATGTTCGTCATCAACCGCTCCAAGCCGCTCTTCGCCGAGGGTCCGGCGGAGGCGCCCGCGGACTGCGGACAGGCagagggggcggggccggggctcCGCGTGCCCCCGCCGGTCGCCTACGAGATCCACTGCTAG
- the C8H8orf82 gene encoding UPF0598 protein C8orf82 homolog isoform X1, protein MKNFITCFKDPQFLVTFFSRLRPNRSGRYEAAFPFLSPCGRERNFLRCEDRPVVFTHLLTADHGPPRLSYCGGGEALAVPFEPARLLPLAANGRLYHPAPERAGGVGLVRSALAFELSACFEYGPGAPALPSHVRWQGRRLALTMDLAPLLLAAWPP, encoded by the exons ATGAAGAATTTCATCACCTGCTTCAAAG ACCCGCAGTTCCTGGTCACCTTCTTCTCCCGCCTGAGACCCAACCGCAGCGGGCGCTACGAGGCCGCTTTCCCCTTCCTCTCGCCCTGCGGCAGAGAGCGCAACTTCCTGCGCTGCGAGGACCGGCCGGTGGTCTTCACGCACCTGCTGACCGCGGACCACGGGCCTCCGCGCCTCTCCTACTGCGGCGGTGGCGAGGCCCTGGCCGTGCCCTTCGAGCCGGCGCGCCTGCTGCCCCTGGCCGCCAACGGGCGCCTGTACCACCCGGCGCCGGAGCGTGCGGGCGGCGTGGGCCTGGTGCGCTCCGCCCTGGCCTTCGAGCTCAGTGCCTGCTTCGAGTACGGGCCCGGCGCGCCTGCGCTGCCCTCGCACGTGCGCTGGCAGGGCCGCCGCCTCGCCCTCACCATGGACCTGGCCCCGCTGCTGCTCGCGGCTTGGCCGCCCTGA
- the C8H8orf82 gene encoding UPF0598 protein C8orf82 homolog (The RefSeq protein has 1 substitution compared to this genomic sequence), whose amino-acid sequence MWPPCGTLRTLVLARSRGARACSGDGGVSYTQGQSPEPRTREYFYYVDHQGQLFLDDSKMKNFITCFKDPQFLVTFFSRLRPNRSGRYEAAFPFLSPCGRERNFLRCEDRPVVFTHLLTADHGPPRLSYCGGGEALAVPFEPARLLPLAANGRLYHPAPERAGGVGLVRSALAFELSACFEYGPGAPALPSHVRWQGRRLALTMDLDPLLLAAWPP is encoded by the exons ATGTGGCCGCCTTGCGGGACGCTCCGGACCCTGGTCTTGGCGCGGTCGCGGGGAGCCCGGGCCTGCAGCGGGGATGGGGGCGTTTCCTACACGCAGGGCCAGAGTCCGGAGCCCCGGACCCGCGAGTATTTCTACTACGTGGACCACCAGGGCCAG CTTTTCCTGGATGATTCCAAAATGAAGAATTTCATCACCTGCTTCAAAG ACCCGCAGTTCCTGGTCACCTTCTTCTCCCGCCTGAGACCCAACCGCAGCGGGCGCTACGAGGCCGCTTTCCCCTTCCTCTCGCCCTGCGGCAGAGAGCGCAACTTCCTGCGCTGCGAGGACCGGCCGGTGGTCTTCACGCACCTGCTGACCGCGGACCACGGGCCTCCGCGCCTCTCCTACTGCGGCGGTGGCGAGGCCCTGGCCGTGCCCTTCGAGCCGGCGCGCCTGCTGCCCCTGGCCGCCAACGGGCGCCTGTACCACCCGGCGCCGGAGCGTGCGGGCGGCGTGGGCCTGGTGCGCTCCGCCCTGGCCTTCGAGCTCAGTGCCTGCTTCGAGTACGGGCCCGGCGCGCCTGCGCTGCCCTCGCACGTGCGCTGGCAGGGCCGCCGCCTCGCCCTCACCATGGACCTGGCCCCGCTGCTGCTCGCGGCTTGGCCGCCCTGA